The Miscanthus floridulus cultivar M001 chromosome 17, ASM1932011v1, whole genome shotgun sequence genome has a window encoding:
- the LOC136517446 gene encoding probable xyloglucan glycosyltransferase 7: protein MAPSWWGRDARANGVSGIGGGGTPVVVRMENPNWSISEVAASEVAAPGSPAGAGGGKAGRGKNARQITWVLLLRAHRAAGRLTGAASAALAVAAAARRRVAAGRTDSDAAPGESTALRARFYGCIRVFLFLSLLLLAVEVAAYLQGWHLLSLEEEVDAGLQAVDGLFAAAYAAWMRARLDYLAPPLQFLTNACVVLFLVQSVDRIVLCLGCFWIRLKGIKPVPLTAADKEDVEAGPEDFPMVLVQMPMCNEREVYQQSIGAVCSLDWPRSNFLVQVLDDSDDATTSALIKEEVEKWLREGVRIVYRHRVIRDGYKAGNLKSAMNCSYVKDYEFVVIFDADFQPQADFLKRTVPHFKGKDDVGLVQARWSFVNKDENLLTRLQNINLCFHFEVEQQVNGAFLNFFGFNGTAGVWRIKALEESGGWMERTTVEDMDIAVRAHLKGWKFLFLNDVECQCELPESYEAYRKQQHRWHSGPMQLFRLCFVDIIKSKIGFWKKFNLIFLFFLLRKLILPFYSFTLFCVILPMTMFIPEAELPAWVVCYIPATMSILNILPAPKSFPFIVPYLLFENTMSVTKFNAMISGLFQLGSAYEWVVTKKSGRSSEGDLLALVEKHSKQQRVGSAPNLDALTKESNPKKDTKKKKHNRIYRKELALSFLLLTAAARSLLSAQGIHFYFLLFQGVSFLVVGLDLIGEQVD from the exons ATGGCGCCGTCGTGGTGGGGGAGGGACGCGAGGGCCAATGGCGTTAgcggcatcggcggcggcggcacgcccGTGGTGGTGAGGATGGAGAACCCGAACTGGTCCATCTCCGAGGTCGCCGCGTCGGAGGTGGCGGCGCCGGGCTCACCGGCGGGCGCCGGCGGGGGCAAAGCCGGGCGGGGCAAGAACGCGCGGCAGATCACGTGGGTGCTGCTCCTCCGGGCGCACCGCGCGGCGGGGCGGCTCACGGGGGCGGCGTCCGCCGCGctggccgtcgccgccgccgcgcgccgcagGGTTGCGGCGGGGCGGACGGACTCGGACGCGGCCCCGGGGGAGAGCACGGCGCTCCGGGCGCGCTTCTACGGCTGCATCCGGGTGTTCCTGTTCCtctcgctgctgctgctcgccgtcGAGGTCGCAGCCTACCTCCAGGGCTGGCACCTCCTCTCCCTCGAGGAGGAGGTGGACGCGGGCCTCCAAGCCGTCGACGGGCTCTTCGCCGCCGCCTACGCGGCATGGATGCGCGCCAGACTCGACTACCTCGCGCCGCCGCTGCAGTTCCTCACCAACGCCTGCGTCGTCCTCTTCCTGGTCCAGAGCGTCGACCGCATCGTGCTTTGCCTGGGATGCTTCTGGATCAGGCTCAAGGGGATCAAGCCTGTGCCGCTGACCGCCGCCGACAAGGAGGACGTTGAGGCTGGTCCCGAGGACTTCCCCATGGTGCTAGTGCAGATGCCCATGTGCAATGAGAGAGAG GTGTACCAGCAATCCATCGGTGCAGTTTGCAGCCTGGACTGGCCAAGGTCAAATTTCCTGGTCCAGGTGTTGGATGATTCTGATGATGCTACCACTTCAGCACTTATCAAGGAGGAGGTGGAGAAATGGCTGCGAGAGGGCGTGCGCATAGTTTACCGGCACCGGGTGATCCGGGATGGCTACAAGGCTGGAAACCTGAAATCAGCCATGAACTGCAGTTATGTGAAAGATTATGAGTTTGTTGTCATCTTTGATGCTGATTTCCAACCACAAGCGGATTTCCTGAAGCGCACAGTGCCCCATTTCAAG GGAAAGGATGATGTCGGGTTGGTTCAGGCAAGATGGTCTTTTGTAAACAAGGACGAGAACTTGCTGACCAGACTTCAGAACATAAATCTTTGCTTCCACTTTGAGGTGGAGCAGCAGGTGAATGGGGCGTTCCTCAACTTCTTCGGGTTCAATGGCACCGCGGGAGTCTGGAGAATTAAGGCACTTGAGGAGTCTGGAGGATGGATGGAGAGGACAACAGTGGAGGATATGGACATAGCTGTTCGAGCACATCTCAAGGGGTGGAAGTTTCTCTTCCTAAACGATGTTGAG TGTCAGTGTGAATTGCCAGAATCTTATGAAGCATACAGAAAGCAGCAACATAGGTGGCACTCAGGTCCCATGCAATTGTTTAGGCTCTGCTTTGTGGACATAATCAAATCCAAG ATCGGATTCTGGAAGAAGTTCAATCTCATATTCCTTTTCTTCCTCCTCCGGAAGCTCATCTTACCCTTCTATTCATTCACTCTTTTCTGTGTTATCCTTCCCATGACAATGTTCATTCCTGAAGCTGAACTCCCTGCGTGGGTAGTATGCTACATTCCAGCAACAATGTCCATCCTCAACATCCTCCCAGCCCCAAAATCTTTCCCATTCATTGTTCCATACCTTCTGTTCGAGAACACCATGTCGGTTACCAAGTTCAATGCCATGATTTCTGGCCTGTTCCAGCTCGGGAGTGCCTACGAGTGGGTTGTCACCAAGAAATCAGGTCGTTCTTCTGAGGGCGATCTCCTAGCACTCGTTGAAAAACACTCTAAGCAACAAAGAGTAGGTTCTGCACCCAATCTTGACGCACTAACAAAGGAGTCAAATCCTAAAAAGGacaccaagaagaagaagcacaacagGATCTACAGGAAGGAACTCGCACTGTCCTTCCTTCTGCTAACAGCAGCTGCCCGCAGTTTGCTGTCTGCCCAGGGCATCCATTTCTACTTCCTCCTGTTCCAAGGGGTTTCATTCTTGGTTGTCGGCCTCGACCTAATTGGCGAGCAAGTGGACTGA